One part of the Vicugna pacos chromosome 20, VicPac4, whole genome shotgun sequence genome encodes these proteins:
- the LOC140687867 gene encoding glutathione S-transferase-like — MRFEEELFETLDEFEKLIQDGILMYEKVPMVEMDGMNLVETRAILRYIAAKYDLYGRSPKEQAWIDMYAEGLKDLSDMAMFLPLSLPREKEMNLEYILERATTRFFPIYEKALRDHGQDFLVGDQLNWVDVQLLEVILMAEEWKPNVLSGFPLLQEFKARISSIPTINKFLQPGSQRKPPLDEDSTEVVKNIFKFEHGMFLKNMGTIIAEY; from the exons ATGAGG TTTGAAGAGGAACTTTTTGAAACACTTGACGAATTTGAGAAATTAATCCAAGA TGGAATCCTGATGTATGAGAAAGTGCCCATGGTGGAAATGGATGGGATGAATTTGGTAGAAACCAGAGCCATCCTAAGATACATCGCTGCGAAATACGACTTGTACGGGAGGAGCCCGAAGGAACAAGCCTG GATCGACATGTATGCAGAAGGCTTGAAGGACCTCAGTGACATGGCCATGTTCCtcccgctctccctgcccaggGAGAAGGAGATGAACCTTGAATACATCCTTGAAAGAGCCACAACAAGGTTCTTCCCCATCTATGAGAAG GCGCTAAGAGACCACGGGCAAGATTTTCTGGTGGGTGATCAGCTGAACTGGGTGGATGTACAGCTCCTTGAAGTCATCTTAATGGCTGAAGAGTGGAAACCCAATGTCCTCTCAGGCTTCCCTCTGCTGCAG GAATTTAAGGCCAGAATCAGCTCCATTCCCACAATTAACAAATTTCTCCAGCCTGGAAGCCAGAGGAAACCTCCATTAGATGAAGACTCCACTGAGGTCGTGAAGAATATATTCAAATTTGAACATGGCATGTTTCTTAAAAACATGGGTACAATAATAGCTGAGTATTAA